The following proteins come from a genomic window of Astatotilapia calliptera chromosome 11, fAstCal1.2, whole genome shotgun sequence:
- the LOC113032845 gene encoding putative ferric-chelate reductase 1, with product MISTVNVFGIQGAHPVLGCLVLILSLIQPIGALLRCGPQHHLRYLFNWTHFLNAVVIKSIAVAAISTGLDRIDSDDGWLLKVMGGFFAWEVLFIIILEVHDWVVKHRDDTADQMESALVKGDSCLIAVYLLGKPLLFGGTSGWNWRKMSSSRIFQSVSL from the exons ATGATTAGCACTGTTAATGTGTTTGGTATCCAGGGAGCACATCCAGTGTTGGGGTGCCTGGTTTTGATCCTCTCACTCATCCAGCCTATCGGGGCCTTGCTGCGCTGCGGACCACAACATCACCT GAGGTATCTGTTCAACtggacacattttttaaatgcgGTGGTAATAAAATCTATAGCTG TGGCAGCCATATCTACAGGCCTGGACAGGATTGACAGTGATGATGGGTGGCTATTGAAAGTGATGGGTGGCTTCTTTGCCTGGGAAGTTctcttcatcatcattttgGAGGTCCATGATTGGGTAGTTAAACACAGAg ATGATACTGCTGATCAAATGGAATCAGCATTG GTCAAAGGTGACAGTTGCCTGATCGCTGTGTACCTTCTGGGGAAACCTTTGCTTTTTGGTGGCACTTCTGGTTGGAATTGGAGAAaaatgagcagcagcagaatcTTCCAGAGTGTTTCCCTGTAG